One part of the Lycium ferocissimum isolate CSIRO_LF1 chromosome 8, AGI_CSIRO_Lferr_CH_V1, whole genome shotgun sequence genome encodes these proteins:
- the LOC132068494 gene encoding uncharacterized protein LOC132068494, translated as MALLGEDGHGYDLARKLETHGIWRSWLGDSLYTNNFIHFLSSPSTWDSFMKTDDSKTRVQIQLQLRARALLFDKASIALFLRSDKSAISKLNPNYLQLHGDDVYFTLENCSQDGAQQREGVAGTSNVLSKVQSKLNFGVGSRYSESETDAMSQRLNDLPETWYNQFFETYRASKSYRIQFGDREAERRTPEQMSFYLRVVENHKRRRVAFKVDQNIGHGMLDDGSNSVLDNDNPFFPETMSAMNCVPDSAVSRRSQLKENRKVEFNGVLDTLPQIMTKSPSPIMIERLGIRPEYLSMDQGSNQNHGKNGAERSKKCIGEEQALKLSQKVTAQLLGNVGFEGSSEVPLEVLTKFMSCHIRKLGSTLKLLADSYRKQCSAMELLKMFLHSDEHSNLAVLSELVKDNTRNVVQQTQQQVQGFQQQLQPQQAAALRQSQQILRMHPQMQQQMQQMINSGNLTPQQLQNLMRRRQQLTPRPGMSMNMNIDKDRPLVDVKLEHPTDFPMDNNAFNAMAARQPQMQQFRQQQNAAMSSPYAQNTTQFRPMTSLQIPQVQSPTMGMNRAPPVKVEGFQELMGGDATMKLDSEENKLMSPQK; from the exons ATGGCGTTGCTCGGCGAGGATGGCCATGGTTACGACTTAGCTCGTAAACTCGAAACCCACGGCATATGGCGATCATGGCTAGGCGATTCACTTTATACAAACAACTTcattcacttcctttcttctccttctaCTTGGGATTCCTTCATGAAAACTGACGATTCAAAAACTAGGGTTCAGATTCAACTCCAACTCCGTGCTCGTGCTCTCCTTTTCGATAAAGCATCGATCGCTTTATTCCTAAGATCTGATAAATCTGCAATTTCTAAGCTCAATCCAAATT ATTTGCAATTGCATGGTGATGATGTGTATTTTACTCTGGAGAATTGTTCGCAAGATGGAGCTCAACAGCGTGAAGGTGTTGCTGGTACAAGCAATGTGTTATCAAAG GTCCAGTCAAAGTTAAATTTTGGTGTTGGATCAAGATATAGTGAGTCAGAAACTGATGCAATGTCACAGAGGTTGAATGATTTACCTGAAACATGGTATAACCAGTTCTTTGAAACATACAGAGCAAGTAAATCATATAGGATACAGTTTGGTGACAGGGAAGCAGAAAGACGAACACCTGAACAGATGTCCTTTTATCTTAGAGTTGTTGAGAATCATAAGAGAAGGCGAGTAGCTTTTAAGGTTGATCAGAACATTGGTCATGGCATGTTGGATGATGGATCAAACTCAGTTTTAGATAACGACAACCCATTTTTTCCTGAAACTATGTCTGCCATGAATTGTGTTCCTGATAGTGCAGTCTCACGGAGAAGTCAACTGAAAGAGAACCGGAAAGTGGAGTTCAATGGGGTTCTAGATACTTTAccccaaataatgaccaagagcCCTAGCCCTATTATGATTGAGAGGCTTGGTATTAGACCAGAGTACCTAAGCATGGATCAAGGCAGTAATCAAAATCATGGAAAGAATGGTGCTGAGAGGAGTAAGAAATGTATTGGTGAAGAGCAAGCATTAAAGTTATCACAAAAGGTGACGGCACAATTGCTGGGAAATGTGGGTTTCGAAGGCTCATCTGAAGTTCCACTAGAAGTCTTGACTAAATTCATGAGTTGCCATATTCGTAAATTAGGttctaccttaaaactccttgCTGATAGCTACAGAAAGCAGTGTTCAGCAATGGAACTTCTCAAGATGTTTCTCCATTCTGATGAACATAG TAATCTTGCCGTGTTATCTGAACTTGTGAAGGATAATACTAGGAATGTTGTGCAACAAACTCAGCAGCAAGTACAGGGATTCCAACAACAGTTGCAACCTCAGCAGGCAGCTGCCCTTCGACAGTCACAGCAG ATATTAAGAATGCATCCTCAAATGCAGCAGCAAATGCAGCAGATGATCAATTCCGGAAATCTGACTCCTCAGCAACTGCAGAATCTGATGCGAAGGCGCCAGCAGCTAACACCTCGTCCTGGTATGAGTATGAACATGAACATCGACAAAGACAGGCCCTTGGTCGATGTCAAGCTTGAACATCCAACTGATTTCCCAATGGACAATAATGCCTTTAATGCAATGGCTGCGAGACAGCCCCAGATGCAGCAGTTCCGTCAGCAACAAAATGCAGCTATGTCATCTCCCTATGCTCAAAACACAACTCAGTTTAGGCCAATGACTTCTCTTCAAATTCCTCAAGTGCAGTCACC GACTATGGGAATGAATAGGGCTCCCCCTGTAAAAGTTGAAGGCTTCCAGGAATTGatgggtggagatgcaacaatGAAGCTTGATtctgaagaaaataagttaatGTCTCCTCAAAAATAG
- the LOC132068495 gene encoding putative UDP-rhamnose:rhamnosyltransferase 1: MAAEFVKSLADGVECKLHIVVFPWLAFGHIIPYLELSKLIAQKGNKISFISTPRNIDRLPKLPLEYSTSINLVKIPLPKVDGLPENAEATMDIHTKDIVYLKKALDGMELELTSFLEKNSPDWVIHDFAPYWLAPITTRLGISRGFFRIINACFLAFLGSTDMMLTGSTNPPPTPEEFMVPAKWIPFETKAAFRRHEAKWIVDAMQKNVSGVSDLYRTGATIKDVDVIIIRQCREFEGQWLKLLEDLHHRPILPVGLMPPPLHDSNDENNENWACIKEWLDERTKGSVVYVALGSEVTIGPTEINELAHGLELSGLPFFWVLRKPSNSENMDYIELPDGFEERIYGRGIVWKSWVPQLKILSHESVGGFLTHCGWSSVIEGLMFGHALIMLPFLVDQGLNARILEDKEIGIEIPRNEEDGSYTRDSVSSSVKMVMVERDGKKIREKAKEISSIFGDRRLYDKYIEDLIQFLEDHRKMCKGHSSQNLM; this comes from the coding sequence ATGGCTGCTGAATTTGTAAAATCATTGGCTGATGGAGTTGAATGTAAACTTCATATAGTTGTGTTTCCTTGGTTAGCTTTTGGTCATATTATACCATATCTTGAACTTTCCAAATTAATAGCTCAAAAGGGTAACAAAATTTCCTTCATTTCAACTCCAAGAAATATTGATAGACTCCCGAAACTCCCCCTTGAATATTCCACATCCATAAACTTAGTAAAAATTCCACTTCCAAAAGTTGATGGACTACCAGAAAATGCAGAAGCAACTATGGATATTCACACTAAAGATATTGTATATCTCAAGAAAGCCTTAGATGGTATGGAACTTGAGTTGACAAGTTTCTTGGAGAAAAATTCTCCTGATTGGGTAATTCATGATTTTGCACCTTATTGGTTAGCGCCAATCACAACTAGGTTAGGGATATCTAGGGGGTTTTTCCGAATTATTAATGCTTGTTTTTTGGCTTTTTTGGGGTCTACGGACATGATGCTTACTGGTTCGACTAATCCACCACCAACCCCGGAGGAGTTCATGGTGCCGGCGAAATGGATACCGTTCGAAACAAAGGCGGCTTTTCGTCGCCACGAGGCTAAGTGGATAGTTGACGCCATGCAAAAGAACGTGTCCGGCGTTTCGGACCTCTATCGTACTGGGGCTACAATAAAGGACGTTGACGTAATTATCATACGTCAGTGTCGCGAGTTCGAAGGTCAGTGGCTGAAGTTACTAGAGGATCTTCACCACAGGCCCATACTTCCTGTGGGGTTAATGCCACCTCCATTGCACGATAGCAATGATGAgaataatgaaaattgggcatgCATTAAGGAATGGCTAGATGAACGAACAAAAGGCTCGGTAGTTTACGTAGCGTTAGGGAGTGAGGTGACTATTGGTCCGACTGAAATTAACGAGTTGGCCCATGGGTTGGAGTTGTCTGGATTACCGTTCTTTTGGGTTTTGAGGAAGCCATCTAACTCGGAAAATATGGACTATATTGAGCTGCCCGATGGGTTCGAGGAGAGAATATATGGTCGAGGTATAGTATGGAAGAGTTGGGTACCTCAGTTGAAGATACTCAGTCATGAGTCAGTTGGTGGATTCTTGACTCATTGTGGATGGAGCTCGGTAATAGAAGGGCTGATGTTTGGTCACGCTTTGATTATGCTGCCTTTTTTGGTTGATCAAGGGTTGAATGCAAGAATCCTAGAGGACAAGGAGATTGGTATAGAAATACCAAGAAATGAAGAGGACGGTTCATATACAAGGGACTCCGTTTCCAGTTCAGTCAAGATGGTAATGGTAGAAAGAGATGGAAAGAAAATTAGAGAGAAAGCAAAAGAAATCAGCTCAATATTTGGGGACAGAAGGCTATATGACAAGTACATAGAAGATCTAATTCAGTTCCTGGAAGATCATAGAAAAATGTGCAAAGGGCATAGTTCCCAGAACTTGATGTAA
- the LOC132068497 gene encoding uncharacterized protein LOC132068497, which translates to MFVSLFLWQSKKMNKIGWKRQPRLVLWFCSIVFQIFMLVSGSRSTTDQFKHTPLDDSQKLISTTPPVKLLISRNYVLMDNGIVQITLTNPTGSIAGVRYNGIDNVLETDFKDTNRGYWDTVWERPGDKDYTFDMFLATKFRVIAQDKNKVEVSFTRTWNPSINGTANDLPLNIDKRYVMLRGSSGFYSYGVFEHLKGWPSLTLEEARIAIKLRRALFHYMAISDDMQTMMPTDEDRSDGQILDYKEAVRLTHPSNPKLKGEVDDKYQYSFENKDIKVHGWICNTPHVGFWVITPSYEDRNGGPMKQDLTSHAGPTSLAIFFSGHYAGPELGVTLKKGEQWKKVFGPVFFYLNSDSGDNHHTLWEDAKKQMQEETAKWPYDFPESVDYPHANERGTVGGQLFIRDRYINKDPVYAKSAYIGLALPGDVGSWQYETKGYQFWTQTDETGQFKISGVRPGTYSLYSWVPGIIGDYKYNYDINVKQGSDISLGHLIYDPPRNGPTLWEIGNPDRTAAEFFVPDPLPGFTNQLFNDTTQKYRQYGLWDRYTDLYPKKDLVYKVGVSDYRKDWFFAHVTRRTRSKNYIPTTWKISFELPRVDPKGNYTLRVALASATYSHLQGRINNPSSQTPHFETPSIGRSNAIARHGIHGLYWLFNFQIPGSQLQKGENKIYLKQIKAGYPFYGHQYDYIRLEGPPQ; encoded by the exons GCATACTCCACTAGACGATAGTCAAAAGTTGATATCAACTACTCCTCCTGTCAAACTGCTTATCTCACGTAATTAT GTATTGATGGATAATGGCATTGTCCAAATTACCCTAACTAATCCCACTGGATCCATTGCTGGAGTGCGTTACAATGGTATTGATAATGTACTAGAGACGGACTTCAAAGATACAAATAGAGG ATATTGGGATACCGTGTGGGAACGTCCTGGAGACAAGGATTACACTTTTGATAT GTTTTTAGCAACAAAATTCAGAGTAATTGCACAAGACAAAAACAAAGTCGAAGTTTCTTTTACAAGAACATGGAATCCTTCCATTAATGGTACTGCCAATGATCTTCCTCTAAACATTGACAAAAG GTATGTAATGTTGCGTGGGAGTTCTGGATTTTATTCATATGGGGTATTTGAACACTTGAAGGGCTGGCCCAGTCTAACTCTTGAAGAAGCTAGGATTGCCATCAAGCTAAGAAGGGCTCT GTTCCACTATATGGCCATATCAGATGACATGCAAACGATGATGCCAACAGATGAAGATCGATCTGATGGGCAGATCCTTGACTACAAAGAAGCAGTTAGACTAACACATCCATCCAATCCTAAACTTAAGGgcgag GTGGATGACAAGTACCAATATTCGTTCGAGAATAAGGATATTAAAGTACATGGATGGATTTGCAATACTCCACACGTAGGTTTTTGGGTGATTACACCTAGTTATGAAGACCGTAATGGTGGACCGATGAAGCAAGATCTAACTTCTCATGCTGGTCCCACCTCCTTAGCA ATATTTTTTAGTGGGCATTACGCAGGGCCAGAGTTAGGAGTCACACTAAAAAAAGGAGAGCAATGGAAGAAGGTTTTTGGGCCTGTCTTCTTTTACCTTAACTCTGATTCTGGTGACAATCACCATACACTTTGGGAAGATGCCAAAAAACAG ATGCAGGAAGAAACTGCAAAATGGCCATATGATTTCCCAGAATCTGTTGATTATCCCCATGCTAATGAACGCGGTACAGTTGGAGGTCAATTATTCATTCGAGACAG GTACATAAACAAAGATCCTGTATATGCAAAATCTGCATATATTGGATTAGCTCTTCCTGGAGATGTTGGATCTTGGCAATATGAGACCAAG GGTTATCAATTTTGGACCCAAACAGATGAGACTGGACAATTCAAAATCAGCGGCGTTAGACCTGGAACTTATAGCTTGTATTCTTGGGTCCCCGGAATTATTGGAGATTACAAATACAACTATGACATAAATGTCAAACAAG GAAGTGATATTAGCTTAGGTCACCTAATTTATGATCCTCCAAGAAATGGTCCAACTTTATGGGAAATAGGCAATCCTGATCGAACTGCTGCAGAATTTTTTGTCCCTGATCCATTGCCTGGGTTCACAAATCAGTTATTCAACGATACTACACAAAA ATATAGACAATATGGTTTGTGGGATCGATACACTGACTTATATCCAAAAAAAGATTTGGTATATAAAGTTGGTGTCAGTGATTATCGAAAAGACTGGTTCTTTGCTCATGTAACCAG GAGAACTAGAAGCAAGAATTATATACCAACAACATGGAAAATTTCATTTGAACTCCCAAGAGTTGATCCAAAGGGAAATTATACACTACGTGTGGCACTGGCCTCTGCAACATATTCCCATTTGCAG gGGAGGATCAACAACCCCTCTAGCCAAACGCCTCACTTTGAAACTCCATCAATTGGGAGGAGTAATGCAATAGCTAGACATGGGATACATGGATTATATTGGCTCttcaattttcaaattccaGGGTCACAACTACAAAAgggagaaaataaaatatatttgaagcAAATAAAAGCTGGTTATCCTTTCTATGGGCATCAATATGACTACATTCGTTTGGAAGGCCCTCCACAATAA